A part of Deltaproteobacteria bacterium genomic DNA contains:
- a CDS encoding ATP synthase F0 subunit B — protein MELVGKIFETLEISQLALLQLGLVVVLAFLLSTLLIRPILRTFEERDNLSVKPVEESRRILSEADEKARGYDEALRKGAIEALARKRGIMEESSRAGRRQVEAVVEETNRKVEELKGRIAAEKESAAALLRAEVAQLSTEIARKVLGRPIA, from the coding sequence ATGGAACTTGTTGGCAAGATTTTCGAGACGTTGGAGATCTCCCAGCTCGCCCTGCTCCAACTGGGCCTGGTGGTCGTCTTGGCGTTCCTGCTTTCCACCCTCCTCATCCGTCCGATCCTCCGCACCTTCGAGGAGCGGGACAACCTTTCGGTGAAGCCGGTCGAGGAATCCCGCCGGATCCTGTCCGAGGCCGACGAGAAGGCCCGGGGATACGACGAGGCGCTCCGCAAGGGCGCGATCGAGGCGCTCGCCCGAAAGCGCGGGATCATGGAAGAGAGTTCCCGTGCCGGCCGCAGGCAGGTCGAAGCCGTCGTCGAGGAGACGAACCGGAAGGTCGAGGAGCTGAAGGGCCGGATCGCCGCCGAGAAGGAATCGGCCGCCGCGCTCCTGCGCGCCGAGGTGGCGCAGCTCTCCACGGAGATCGCCCGGAAAGTCCTCGGGAGGCCGATCGCGTGA
- a CDS encoding ATP synthase F0 subunit B, which produces MNSVHIPWGEIIKQAINFLILAGVLVYFLRKPISSFLKERSELMRKAIDDAAKARAEAAEKLAAVETRTAKLADEIAGMNATMDVEAAAEARRMQETAAVEISRIRAQSEFTGEQEVKKAREELRREASILSARAAEELVRKTLSPEDQERLVRENLEKIEGIVH; this is translated from the coding sequence GTGAACAGCGTCCACATCCCCTGGGGGGAGATCATCAAGCAGGCGATCAACTTCCTCATCCTGGCCGGTGTGCTCGTCTACTTCCTGCGCAAGCCGATCTCCTCCTTTCTCAAGGAGCGAAGCGAATTGATGCGCAAGGCGATCGACGACGCCGCGAAAGCCCGCGCGGAGGCGGCGGAGAAGCTGGCCGCAGTCGAGACCCGCACCGCGAAACTGGCCGACGAGATCGCCGGGATGAACGCGACGATGGACGTCGAGGCCGCCGCCGAGGCGCGGCGAATGCAGGAAACCGCCGCCGTCGAGATCTCCCGGATCCGCGCCCAGTCGGAGTTCACCGGCGAACAGGAAGTGAAGAAGGCCCGCGAGGAGCTGCGCCGGGAAGCGTCCATCCTTTCGGCCCGAGCCGCCGAGGAGCTCGTCCGCAAAACCTTGTCGCCCGAGGACCAGGAGCGGCTGGTCCGTGAGAATCTCGAGAAGATCGAGGGGATCGTCCATTGA
- the atpH gene encoding ATP synthase F1 subunit delta, with product MIGGSLARRYARALRDIGQEDRRVRQVLSEVEEFARLLDLSPELREVLEAGHVNRRDKQSALGQVLSKAGFLPSTKSFLSLLVDKGRMNVLLPILGELRRMVEELEGIERVEVSVPMPMSPPQKELLKEMLERRTGKKIVLEETVDPAVLGGLVVRVGSTVYDGSVRTQIRQIRENLEKG from the coding sequence TTGATCGGCGGAAGCCTCGCACGACGGTACGCCCGCGCGCTACGGGACATCGGCCAGGAGGACCGGCGGGTCCGCCAGGTGCTCTCGGAGGTCGAGGAGTTCGCCCGCCTTCTCGATCTGTCCCCCGAATTGCGCGAGGTGCTCGAGGCCGGGCACGTCAACCGCCGGGACAAGCAAAGCGCCCTCGGCCAGGTCCTCTCCAAAGCCGGGTTCCTCCCCTCCACGAAATCGTTCCTTTCCCTCCTGGTCGACAAGGGGCGGATGAATGTTCTCCTTCCGATCCTCGGCGAATTGCGGCGCATGGTGGAGGAGCTCGAGGGGATCGAGCGGGTCGAGGTTTCCGTCCCCATGCCGATGTCTCCCCCGCAGAAGGAGTTGTTGAAGGAGATGCTGGAGCGCCGGACGGGGAAGAAGATCGTTCTGGAGGAGACCGTGGATCCCGCGGTGCTCGGGGGGCTTGTCGTCCGGGTGGGTTCGACCGTGTACGACGGCAGCGTGCGCACGCAGATC